Proteins from one Candidatus Methylomirabilota bacterium genomic window:
- a CDS encoding VanZ family protein yields the protein MTPEPGDAGAARRARLVLLVFAAFVVYGSFFPFSFRVDPVEVQRDLAGFWSTLALFDARGRRLFSIADLVSNVLLGVPVGALLLLGGLVGRGIVTRGAGALVVEALFAGTVEVGQILAPTRTASALDVLAQSAGAVAGALGAHGTGTAAARRLEAWLATRLRERPALVVVAVLAGLVAADALYPYAVTLDVSTAWGNLRRAQWQPLATLSGRPWGPLLVDRLLPYAGMAFAARWALAAPSASPRPGSGTAVALALLLWAAALEGGKLLIVGRAPSVDNVLVAALGVLLGLVAFATWAGSTRAAGRGARAVVGLTGAALVYRELAPFDWVLTRAHAAAKSGRIEWIPLASYFYADPQSALFDLFTKLVWSGAFGASLRAAGAHRPWAWTLALGLVLESLQVVQVSHVPAVGDVLAFGAGAALGARLLDGVRRWRPDVSIAGH from the coding sequence GTGACGCCGGAGCCGGGAGACGCGGGCGCGGCCCGGCGGGCGCGCCTCGTCCTCCTGGTCTTCGCCGCGTTCGTCGTGTACGGCTCCTTCTTTCCGTTCTCGTTCCGCGTGGATCCGGTCGAGGTGCAGCGGGACCTCGCGGGCTTCTGGTCCACGCTCGCGTTGTTCGACGCGCGGGGGCGGCGGCTCTTCTCGATCGCCGATCTCGTCAGCAACGTGCTGCTGGGGGTGCCCGTGGGCGCACTCCTGTTGCTGGGGGGCCTCGTCGGACGCGGGATCGTGACGCGCGGGGCCGGCGCGCTGGTGGTCGAGGCGCTGTTCGCCGGGACGGTCGAGGTCGGGCAGATTCTCGCGCCGACCCGCACCGCCTCGGCGCTCGACGTCCTCGCGCAATCGGCGGGGGCGGTCGCCGGCGCCCTGGGCGCGCACGGCACCGGCACCGCGGCGGCGCGCAGGCTGGAGGCCTGGCTCGCGACGCGGCTGCGCGAGCGCCCCGCCCTCGTGGTGGTGGCCGTCCTCGCTGGCCTCGTCGCCGCCGACGCCCTCTATCCCTACGCCGTCACTCTCGACGTCTCGACGGCCTGGGGCAACCTCCGCCGGGCCCAGTGGCAGCCGCTGGCGACCCTCTCCGGGCGTCCCTGGGGCCCTCTGCTGGTCGATCGACTGCTGCCCTATGCCGGGATGGCCTTTGCCGCTCGCTGGGCCCTTGCGGCGCCGTCGGCGTCCCCCCGGCCGGGGAGCGGGACCGCCGTGGCGCTCGCGCTCCTCCTCTGGGCGGCGGCCCTCGAGGGCGGCAAGCTCTTGATCGTGGGACGGGCGCCGAGCGTGGACAACGTGCTCGTGGCCGCCCTGGGTGTCCTCCTTGGGCTCGTGGCGTTCGCGACATGGGCGGGATCGACGAGGGCGGCCGGCCGTGGGGCGCGGGCCGTCGTCGGGCTCACCGGGGCGGCGCTCGTCTACCGCGAGCTGGCGCCGTTCGACTGGGTGCTCACGCGCGCCCATGCCGCCGCCAAGTCGGGGCGCATCGAGTGGATCCCGCTGGCCTCCTACTTCTACGCGGATCCCCAGAGCGCGCTCTTCGATCTCTTCACCAAGCTCGTGTGGAGCGGCGCCTTCGGCGCCTCGCTGCGCGCCGCCGGCGCCCACAGGCCGTGGGCCTGGACGCTGGCCCTCGGCCTGGTCCTCGAGAGCCTGCAGGTCGTCCAGGTCTCGCACGTACCCGCGGTGGGCGATGTCCTCGCGTTCGGCGCGGGAGCCGCGCTCGGCGCGCGTCTGCTCGACGGCGTCCGGCGCTGGCGCCCGGATGTATCCATCGCAGGACATTGA
- the radC gene encoding DNA repair protein RadC, with protein sequence MPGGTRIEEWPLEERPRERLYHQGPAALADAELLAIQLGAGTRGRNVVELARDLLVSYGSLSALATRGVAELAGRPGLGRAKAVRLAAAFELSRRLRSRNGHGAGRALLSSPAEVYARYGPLMEDLDKEVFRIALLDAQNGLLRDVVVSEGTLSASLVHPREVFKPAIVESAASLILLHNHPSGDPTPSREDLRLTRQLVECSRLLELHIHDHVVIGRGRFASLAERGEL encoded by the coding sequence ATGCCCGGCGGGACGCGGATCGAGGAATGGCCCCTCGAAGAGCGCCCGCGCGAGCGCCTCTACCATCAGGGCCCGGCCGCCCTCGCCGACGCCGAGCTGCTCGCCATCCAGCTCGGCGCGGGCACGCGCGGGCGGAACGTGGTGGAGCTGGCCCGCGATCTCCTCGTGAGCTACGGCTCGCTGTCCGCGCTCGCGACGCGCGGGGTCGCCGAGCTGGCCGGCCGGCCGGGGCTGGGCCGGGCCAAGGCGGTGCGGCTGGCCGCGGCATTCGAGCTCTCGCGCCGGCTCCGCTCGCGAAACGGCCACGGGGCGGGACGTGCCCTGCTGTCGAGCCCGGCCGAGGTCTACGCGCGCTACGGTCCGCTGATGGAGGACCTCGACAAGGAGGTGTTCCGCATCGCCTTGCTCGACGCGCAGAACGGGCTCCTGCGCGACGTGGTGGTGTCAGAGGGCACGCTGTCCGCGAGCCTCGTCCACCCCCGCGAGGTCTTCAAGCCGGCCATCGTCGAGTCCGCCGCCTCGCTGATCCTGCTCCACAACCATCCCAGCGGCGATCCCACGCCGAGCCGCGAGGACCTGCGCCTCACCCGGCAACTGGTAGAATGCTCCCGACTGCTGGAGCTGCACATCCACGACCACGTGGTGATCGGGCGCGGGCGCTTCGCGAGCCTGGCCGAGCGGGGGGAGCTATGA
- a CDS encoding VOC family protein, whose product MNVHGVGHVVLKVRDLDRSAAFYTGVLGLKEVGRLGDRMVFFSATGRNHHDLACLAVGADAPAPPPDAVGLYHVALKVGDSLEELREAKAALDRHGLAIRQVRDHEVSQSIYLDDPDGNMVELFVDADPAIWAANPAAVAQSRPLALG is encoded by the coding sequence ATGAACGTGCACGGCGTGGGACACGTCGTCTTGAAGGTGCGGGACCTCGACCGGTCGGCGGCATTCTACACGGGCGTGCTCGGGCTCAAGGAGGTGGGCCGCCTCGGCGACCGGATGGTCTTCTTCTCCGCCACCGGCCGCAATCACCACGACCTCGCCTGCCTCGCGGTGGGCGCCGACGCGCCCGCGCCGCCGCCGGACGCGGTCGGGCTCTACCACGTCGCCCTCAAGGTGGGCGACAGCCTCGAGGAGCTGCGCGAGGCCAAGGCCGCGCTGGACCGGCACGGGTTAGCCATTCGCCAGGTACGGGACCACGAGGTGAGCCAGTCGATCTACCTCGACGATCCCGACGGCAACATGGTGGAGCTCTTCGTGGACGCCGACCCGGCGATCTGGGCGGCGAACCCGGCCGCGGTGGCGCAGTCGCGCCCGCTAGCCCTTGGCTAG
- a CDS encoding tetratricopeptide repeat protein translates to MKIVAALGLALVVGAGTACTQSPEVRKQKAVERAETYLKEGKANEAIIELRNALQIDQDYVPALHALGRAYAARGWWGDAIREFGRAEKAAPNSLAIAQDLGRAIVEAGAFADADAQATKILAKHPQDPVALHIRAAAWLGQGKPREALELLDGLLKGGQSIPGETAPRRAQALRQLGKAAEAEEALRTAVKENPKDVRSLLGLAGFHLSRGQFAEAEKLYTQAKAIQPANPEIAMGLAAVAAGKNQLATAIKILEAVEVRARTPRLVLMLANFYLRADQPTNASALLVAIVERAPNYRPARYLLARAYLAGNRPQLAAVHFEELRRQLPGEVTIQFFLAQSYARAGRAREALALLDGAAPKMAKEPRFHVERGRVLLVLARLDEAFKAGATASELNPELPQPYLLMGQVRARQGNTKAAQDYFAKAANVDASSAAAHVALGRLRAAEDDFEGASREFDEAVKADPKSVGAARVKASSLIRQKKMKEAIEFAESSAKAQPNEGGFQTLLGAVYLQGRQYEKAKDAYQRAVRLSPRASEPRMGLVTIAILQGKEEEASEQLREVLKEQPDHPAAVLLQAGMLERAGRYDQAISVIENSLKVAPMQTALAVQLAELLLRTGRYDAVVGRTTEILSRNPDATGALLVRARAHLGRRDWDAAVKDATSYVHLNPTDAGGHVVLGRAYFGQRQIAEAQAAYREALKRNPQLTTAKEELAAVSGEKPDPAETQKKITALRAAVEKTPKSVAPREALARALLANGDTAGAEAQLKVILDQAAGHLDANLLMAHVRFQQGKTDDAVAYLRAAQRTSPDNLEVNAALGRYLVAQGRREEGLRHLEAALRVNPRLPDIKLEVGSLYAQIGRYADAQRLADELDREWPKQPEPLILKGNVLLAQRDYKAAGEAFSGAISRGPNYPGAHRGLAQSMEALGQTDRAIESYRKALQLNPNEVISLNNLAWILLETKNQPDEALPLATKARQLAPRSIEVADTLGWVYYRRADYVEAAKVLNLALEQAPNNAQLQYHLGRTYTKLGKKDDAVASLRRAAQLDPKLAQSQRIADLIKELGG, encoded by the coding sequence GTGAAGATCGTCGCCGCGCTTGGGCTGGCGCTCGTCGTCGGTGCGGGCACCGCCTGTACGCAGAGCCCCGAAGTCAGAAAGCAAAAGGCGGTGGAGCGCGCCGAAACCTATCTCAAGGAGGGCAAAGCGAACGAGGCGATCATCGAGCTACGGAACGCGCTCCAGATCGACCAGGACTACGTGCCCGCCCTGCATGCCCTGGGACGCGCCTACGCCGCCAGGGGCTGGTGGGGCGATGCCATCCGCGAGTTCGGCCGGGCAGAGAAGGCTGCGCCCAATTCACTGGCCATCGCGCAGGACCTCGGTCGTGCCATCGTTGAGGCGGGGGCGTTCGCAGACGCCGATGCCCAGGCCACCAAGATTCTCGCGAAGCACCCCCAGGACCCAGTCGCGCTCCACATACGCGCAGCGGCGTGGCTGGGGCAAGGGAAGCCGCGGGAGGCGCTCGAGCTCCTCGACGGCCTCCTGAAGGGAGGCCAGAGCATCCCCGGGGAGACTGCTCCACGGCGCGCGCAGGCCCTCCGGCAGCTCGGGAAGGCAGCCGAGGCCGAAGAAGCGCTTCGTACGGCGGTGAAGGAAAATCCGAAGGACGTTCGTAGCCTGCTGGGTCTTGCGGGCTTCCACCTGTCACGGGGTCAGTTCGCTGAGGCCGAAAAGCTCTACACCCAGGCCAAGGCGATTCAACCCGCCAATCCGGAAATCGCCATGGGGCTCGCCGCGGTCGCGGCGGGCAAGAACCAGCTCGCCACCGCCATCAAGATCCTCGAGGCAGTCGAGGTCCGTGCGCGCACGCCGCGGCTCGTGCTCATGCTGGCGAATTTCTATCTCCGGGCGGATCAACCGACCAACGCGAGCGCGCTCCTGGTCGCCATAGTGGAACGTGCACCCAACTACCGCCCGGCTCGGTATCTCCTAGCCCGCGCATACCTGGCCGGGAATCGTCCTCAGCTCGCCGCGGTGCACTTCGAGGAGCTTCGCAGGCAGTTGCCGGGTGAGGTCACGATCCAGTTCTTCCTGGCCCAGTCCTACGCCCGGGCGGGACGGGCCCGGGAGGCCCTCGCCCTCTTGGACGGCGCGGCTCCGAAGATGGCCAAGGAGCCCCGGTTCCACGTCGAGCGCGGCCGAGTCCTGCTGGTGTTGGCGCGTCTCGACGAAGCCTTCAAGGCGGGCGCCACCGCCAGCGAGCTGAATCCGGAGCTGCCTCAGCCATACCTGCTCATGGGGCAGGTCCGGGCTCGCCAGGGTAACACGAAGGCCGCGCAGGACTATTTCGCCAAGGCTGCGAACGTCGACGCGTCATCCGCTGCGGCACACGTGGCGCTGGGGCGCTTGCGCGCCGCGGAGGACGACTTCGAGGGGGCCTCCCGGGAGTTCGATGAAGCGGTCAAGGCCGACCCGAAGTCGGTGGGCGCGGCTCGCGTCAAGGCGAGCAGCCTCATCCGCCAGAAGAAGATGAAGGAAGCGATTGAGTTCGCGGAGAGCTCCGCCAAGGCCCAGCCGAACGAGGGCGGCTTTCAGACGCTTCTCGGCGCCGTCTATCTGCAGGGCCGGCAGTACGAGAAGGCGAAGGACGCCTACCAGCGTGCCGTGCGTCTAAGCCCGCGGGCTTCGGAACCCCGGATGGGGCTGGTCACTATCGCCATCTTGCAGGGCAAGGAGGAGGAGGCATCAGAGCAGCTCCGGGAGGTGTTGAAGGAGCAGCCGGACCACCCCGCCGCGGTCCTGCTGCAGGCCGGCATGTTGGAGCGCGCGGGCCGATACGACCAGGCCATTTCCGTGATCGAGAATTCGCTCAAGGTAGCCCCAATGCAGACGGCGCTCGCGGTCCAGCTGGCCGAGCTGCTATTGCGCACGGGCCGCTATGACGCGGTCGTCGGGCGCACGACCGAGATCCTGTCCCGGAACCCGGACGCGACTGGGGCCCTCCTCGTGCGCGCCCGCGCGCATCTGGGACGGCGGGACTGGGACGCCGCCGTGAAGGACGCGACAAGCTACGTGCATCTCAACCCGACGGACGCTGGGGGGCACGTGGTTCTCGGGCGCGCGTACTTCGGACAGAGGCAGATCGCGGAGGCCCAGGCCGCTTATCGCGAGGCGCTCAAGCGCAATCCCCAGCTCACGACGGCCAAGGAGGAGCTGGCTGCGGTCAGCGGCGAGAAGCCCGACCCCGCGGAGACTCAAAAGAAGATCACCGCGCTGCGGGCGGCGGTGGAAAAAACCCCCAAGAGCGTCGCCCCTCGCGAGGCGCTGGCGCGAGCGCTGCTCGCGAACGGCGATACCGCCGGCGCGGAAGCGCAGCTCAAGGTGATTCTGGACCAGGCCGCGGGACACCTCGATGCGAATCTGCTGATGGCTCACGTCCGTTTTCAGCAGGGAAAGACCGACGATGCGGTGGCTTACCTCCGCGCGGCCCAGCGCACGAGCCCCGACAATCTCGAGGTCAACGCCGCACTCGGACGATATCTCGTCGCGCAAGGGCGCCGCGAGGAAGGGCTCCGACATCTCGAGGCGGCGCTCCGCGTTAATCCACGACTCCCCGACATCAAGCTCGAGGTTGGAAGCCTCTACGCCCAGATCGGACGGTACGCCGACGCGCAGCGCTTGGCCGACGAGCTCGATCGGGAGTGGCCCAAGCAGCCCGAACCCCTGATTCTCAAGGGCAATGTCCTGCTCGCGCAGAGGGACTACAAGGCGGCCGGGGAGGCGTTCTCCGGCGCGATCAGCCGAGGGCCCAACTATCCAGGGGCGCATCGAGGACTCGCCCAGAGCATGGAGGCCCTCGGTCAGACCGACCGCGCGATCGAGTCGTATCGCAAGGCGCTTCAACTCAACCCGAACGAAGTGATCTCGTTGAACAACCTGGCCTGGATCCTGCTCGAGACGAAGAACCAGCCCGACGAGGCGCTGCCCCTGGCGACGAAGGCCAGGCAGCTCGCCCCCCGCTCGATCGAGGTGGCGGACACGCTGGGCTGGGTCTACTACCGCCGCGCAGACTATGTGGAAGCCGCAAAAGTGCTCAACCTGGCGCTCGAGCAGGCCCCCAACAATGCCCAGCTGCAGTACCACCTCGGCCGGACGTATACGAAGCTGGGCAAGAAAGACGACGCGGTGGCCTCGCTCCGACGGGCAGCCCAACTGGACCCTAAGCTGGCTCAATCCCAGCGGATCGCCGACCTCATCAAGGAGCTGGGCGGCTAG
- a CDS encoding ABC transporter permease, with protein sequence MVDIARKNLFHDRTRFLITIVGVTFSVVLIFSQFGIYLGFMENASIIIDNTQADIWVTSKNSSNFDFAVPFAERKLNKVRQTPGVVWADNLLLGWANLRRKDGGQENIALIGFNPDTGVGGPWRLASGDLQSMKASKAIIVDESAYGKLGVLQVGDQVEINEQRVRVAGISRGVRGFTTLPYVFTSFRAAQILDPFARERTAFIVARVAPGYEPHEVATRLREIRDVDVYTRDQYSWKTRLYWTWETGIGVGFGITVLMAIIVGVVVVSQTIYSATIEHLREFGTLKAIGATNRDVYVIILKQALINALIGYGVGLALSLFAVRVLRTTGTILVIPFELMVAVFVLTIAMCTAASVVSVRKALSVDPLVVFRS encoded by the coding sequence ATGGTTGACATTGCCCGCAAGAACCTCTTTCACGATCGAACACGATTCCTCATCACCATCGTCGGGGTGACCTTCTCGGTGGTGCTGATCTTCTCCCAGTTCGGGATCTACCTGGGCTTCATGGAGAACGCCTCGATCATCATCGATAACACGCAGGCCGACATCTGGGTGACGTCGAAGAACTCCTCCAACTTCGACTTCGCCGTGCCGTTCGCCGAACGGAAGCTCAACAAGGTGCGACAGACGCCCGGAGTCGTCTGGGCCGACAATCTCCTGCTCGGCTGGGCCAACCTGCGACGGAAGGACGGCGGCCAGGAGAACATCGCCCTCATCGGCTTCAATCCCGACACTGGGGTGGGGGGGCCGTGGCGGCTCGCATCTGGAGACCTTCAGTCGATGAAGGCGAGCAAGGCCATCATCGTGGATGAGTCGGCCTACGGAAAGCTTGGTGTCCTGCAAGTCGGCGACCAGGTCGAGATCAACGAGCAGCGGGTGCGCGTGGCGGGGATCAGCCGCGGCGTGCGAGGGTTCACCACCCTCCCCTACGTCTTCACCTCGTTCCGCGCCGCTCAGATCCTCGATCCCTTCGCGCGCGAGCGCACCGCATTCATCGTGGCACGGGTCGCTCCCGGCTACGAGCCACATGAGGTCGCCACTCGTCTCCGCGAGATCCGGGATGTGGACGTCTACACCAGGGACCAGTACTCGTGGAAGACACGTCTGTACTGGACGTGGGAGACGGGAATCGGGGTGGGCTTCGGGATCACGGTTCTGATGGCGATCATCGTGGGCGTGGTCGTGGTCAGCCAGACCATCTACAGCGCGACCATCGAGCATCTGCGCGAATTCGGCACGCTCAAGGCCATCGGTGCCACGAACCGGGATGTGTACGTGATCATCCTCAAGCAAGCGCTGATCAATGCCCTCATCGGGTACGGAGTGGGCCTGGCGCTGAGCCTGTTCGCGGTGCGCGTGCTCCGTACAACGGGGACGATCCTGGTCATCCCCTTCGAGCTCATGGTTGCGGTCTTCGTGCTGACGATCGCCATGTGTACGGCCGCCTCGGTCGTGTCTGTCCGCAAGGCGCTGAGCGTGGATCCGCTGGTGGTGTTCCGCTCGTGA